GGTCCGTGACGGGGCTGCCGATCCCGGCGGTGGTGAGTTCCGGGTGCGTGGGGGCGTAGAACTGCTTGACCTGCTCGGGCGTCATCTTCGGGTTGGGGTCCGCGAGGGTGTGCCCGTCAAACTCGAACTTACGGGTGAGATCCTGGGGTTGACCGCTGGCTGTGGGATTCGTCATGCGCTTCGCGTGGCCCCCGGGAGGGGGCCAGCACTGTCACTCGGAGGCCATGTGGAACACGACGGGGAACCCGTCCTGCTGCGCGGCGTCCATCAGCGCATCCATCCAGTGCAGGATGCCGTCGAGCGACTCCGCCTGATCGAGGGCGAGGTCGGCGGCGGAGTCGCACTCGTGCGCGGCCAGGAGCGCCCTCGCGGAGCGGATGCTGGCGACCTCGTTCGCCAGGACCTTTTTCTGTTCGGCGAGGGCGGCCCAATCGGTACGGGTCAGGGCGGCGTGCAGGTGGGGCAGGCTCATGCAGACGACATGGCCCCCAGAGGGGGCCAGTGCTGTCAGAAGAGGCGTTGCTCTTCCTTGAGGGTCATCTCGATGACCTGGGGTTTCCCGGCCTTCACGCTGATCGTCTGATTCGCCGTGGCGTGATCCGCCGCCTGCGCGTTCACGACCCACGTGCCGGGCGCGAGTAGGATCTCGATGCCGTGATGCAGGGCGATGACCGTGTCGCCCTTGGTGACTTCGAGCGCGGCACTCTGCGGGGTGACGTTCACGGTGACGCGCGCGCCCTGCTGCTCGGTGAAGTCGTGCTCCTTGTTCGCGTGCGTGGCGACCGTCTTCTTCACCTCCCCGAACGCGGGGTGCGTGGCGACGATCTCCAGGGTGCCCTGCGGCACGTCGTTCTTCCCGACCACCAGGGGGACGTCCTTGCCGCCGAGGGTACCTTTCAGGGTGGTGCCCTCGGCAGCTTTCAGCGTCAGGACGCTCGTTTTCGCCTTGGCGGGGGTGGGGGCGGGCTTGTCGGCCGCCTTCTTGTTCGCGGCCTGCTGACGCTGCGCGGCCTGCTGGGCGACGCTGAAGGCATCCCGGCGCGCCCCGGCGTAGCCCTGCATGGCGGTCACGAGGTTCGCGTCCATCCAGTCGGGCGTCTCGGTCAGCATGAACGGCACAGGGGCCGCCTCGCCGGGGTGCGGTTTGGGGAAGATGCCGATGGTGA
The Deinococcus sp. JMULE3 genome window above contains:
- a CDS encoding PRTRC system protein C, whose protein sequence is MTNPTASGQPQDLTRKFEFDGHTLADPNPKMTPEQVKQFYAPTHPELTTAGIGSPVTDLKAGTITITFIKNYGRKG